A genomic window from Candidatus Bathyarchaeia archaeon includes:
- a CDS encoding aldo/keto reductase, whose amino-acid sequence MIKRRLGKTDLMVSIIGFGAIKLPQIDYETSSRILNRALDLGINFIDTARSYGDSEEKIGFAISNRREEFYISTKTGALTYEEAAKDIERSLKNLRTDYIDLYLCHNPNHPDKFEKVMGTNGALKALKEAKKRGVIGHIGFSCHRYHETMEKGLRSGEFEAIMVSYNILNDELVDERILPLAKEMDVGVIAMKPLAGGFLATPPQALASKSKIPINAETALRFVLSNDAVATAIPGMMRIEEVEENAHVGYSFSSLSEEEKKSIVEAAESLSREFCRGCGYCQPCPQGILIPIILRQLAYYKHYGLTDWAKWRYRMVEVKANSCTQCSQCVKKCPYSLNIPEMLAEAHSLLSS is encoded by the coding sequence ATGATTAAGAGAAGGCTCGGCAAAACGGATTTAATGGTTTCAATAATAGGTTTCGGAGCGATAAAGCTGCCGCAAATAGATTATGAGACATCAAGCAGAATACTTAACAGGGCTTTAGATTTAGGCATAAATTTTATTGATACCGCCCGATCCTACGGCGACAGCGAGGAAAAAATAGGATTTGCCATAAGCAATAGAAGAGAGGAGTTTTATATCTCAACGAAAACAGGCGCCCTCACATACGAGGAAGCCGCGAAAGATATAGAGAGAAGCCTAAAAAACTTGAGAACCGATTACATAGACCTGTACCTTTGCCATAACCCTAACCACCCGGATAAATTTGAGAAAGTTATGGGGACAAACGGAGCCCTAAAGGCTCTTAAGGAGGCGAAAAAGAGGGGGGTTATTGGGCATATAGGTTTTAGCTGCCACAGGTATCATGAGACCATGGAGAAGGGGTTAAGATCTGGGGAGTTTGAGGCGATCATGGTCTCTTACAATATACTGAACGACGAGCTAGTGGACGAGAGAATTCTACCCCTAGCTAAGGAGATGGATGTTGGCGTAATAGCCATGAAGCCTCTAGCAGGCGGCTTCCTAGCGACGCCACCCCAAGCCCTTGCCAGCAAATCAAAGATTCCAATAAATGCTGAAACAGCGCTCCGGTTTGTTCTATCCAATGATGCGGTCGCAACAGCTATTCCGGGAATGATGAGAATTGAGGAGGTTGAAGAGAACGCGCATGTGGGCTACAGCTTTTCATCGTTGAGTGAGGAAGAGAAGAAATCCATTGTGGAGGCGGCTGAATCCCTGAGCAGAGAGTTCTGCCGCGGATGCGGGTACTGTCAACCATGTCCCCAAGGCATATTAATACCGATAATATTGCGTCAGCTAGCATACTATAAACATTATGGTTTAACGGATTGGGCTAAATGGCGGTACAGGATGGTTGAAGTCAAAGCCAACTCATGCACCCAGTGCAGCCAATGCGTAAAGAAGTGTCCATACAGCCTCAATATTCCAGAAATGTTGGCGGAAGCGCATTCCCTCCTATCATCATAG
- a CDS encoding nicotinamide mononucleotide deamidase-related protein: MSAVNRYVELICIGNELLIGKILNTNAHWLARRITSLGLSVRRITVVGDDLDEISSAIREAIQRKPSFIITTGGLGPTFDDKTLEGVAKAIGCDLEENKEALEMIKKRYEQYVAEGRIKKFELTKYRIKMATLPRGAKPLPNPVGTAPGVLVKHEDVNLVMLPGVPQEMMAIFDESVAPLLREVAGNMVFYEASLEVRGVPESDLAPLIEQVMRENPYVYIKSHPKISEKTSYIELHFSTTSEDINVARQRIERSIMQMSELVSDKGGRIRPIQA, translated from the coding sequence TTGTCGGCGGTTAATCGTTATGTGGAGCTAATATGTATTGGAAACGAGCTGCTTATAGGCAAGATCTTAAACACTAACGCTCATTGGCTTGCTAGAAGGATAACGAGTCTAGGTTTATCTGTCCGAAGAATAACCGTTGTCGGCGACGACTTAGACGAAATATCCTCCGCCATAAGAGAAGCCATTCAACGTAAACCATCATTCATTATAACGACTGGCGGATTAGGCCCCACATTCGACGATAAAACTCTTGAAGGGGTCGCTAAAGCCATAGGCTGCGATCTCGAGGAGAATAAAGAAGCCCTAGAGATGATTAAGAAACGATATGAGCAGTACGTTGCCGAGGGCAGAATAAAGAAATTCGAGCTAACGAAGTATAGGATTAAAATGGCGACGTTGCCGAGGGGCGCAAAGCCTCTGCCAAACCCAGTTGGAACGGCTCCGGGGGTTCTCGTCAAGCATGAGGATGTAAACTTGGTTATGCTTCCGGGGGTTCCGCAGGAGATGATGGCTATATTTGATGAGTCTGTTGCGCCGCTTCTACGCGAAGTTGCTGGAAACATGGTTTTCTATGAGGCTAGTTTAGAGGTTAGAGGGGTTCCTGAGTCGGATTTAGCGCCTTTAATAGAGCAGGTTATGCGCGAGAACCCTTACGTTTATATAAAGTCACATCCCAAGATCTCTGAGAAAACATCTTACATAGAGCTTCATTTCTCGACGACGTCTGAAGATATAAATGTGGCCAGGCAGAGAATTGAAAGGTCGATTATGCAGATGTCGGAACTAGTATCAGATAAGGGAGGGAGAATAAGGCCAATACAGGCTTGA
- a CDS encoding beta-propeller domain-containing protein, translating into MKSRTCLAIALLALTALAAAWAVTAVFRIGENEKEKTTLLKTFVSKDEIAAFISAKIKSAENDPLVGRLIGPFRTTVRTFAEAAALTSAAKAPDYSTTNIQVEGVDEADIVKTDGRIIYAASSNSLISIVEAYPPEEMKVLSKISVDGRVIGLFIGENRLVVLVEEAVKITAPSESEKEAMIAPLPTYFPWRTSIKVFDVSAPEKPVSVGEVTLEGSYVSSRMIGNYVYVVLTYLIPVWTENLTVLPKWAVNEDWREISPPNVYYSDSIEAPSSYTLMAAIDILDVNRSTVKSVLTGYASHIYMSRSNLYITFPVLDRSLGGWGKTEVYRIAVNGLEIECKAKGEIQGEVLNQFSMDEHNGYFRAATTTFIYEPSNGSMKMESNVYILNVEDLEIVGKIEGLAPGERIYAARFMGDRCYLVTFKKVDPLFTIDLSDPSYPKVLGALKIPGYSDYLHPYDENYLIGIGKEAVPAEEGDFAWYQGLKISLFNVSDVERPEEVAKIVIGDRGTESPVLFDHHALLFDRKRNLLVIPIVEAKIFEEDYPGEKPPWAYGRPVFQGAYVFHISLEDGIMLRGRVSHMKDMSDGSIDPMYEVKRTLYIDEILYTVSDGKIKANDLIDLSDITEISLE; encoded by the coding sequence TTGAAGTCTCGCACATGTTTAGCCATAGCGTTGCTAGCCTTAACCGCATTGGCGGCCGCTTGGGCGGTGACAGCGGTCTTTCGGATAGGCGAAAACGAGAAGGAGAAGACCACCCTTTTAAAAACCTTCGTCTCTAAAGACGAGATCGCCGCCTTTATCAGCGCCAAAATCAAGTCCGCGGAGAACGACCCCCTCGTAGGTAGGCTTATAGGCCCCTTCAGGACTACTGTGAGAACTTTCGCTGAAGCCGCCGCTCTTACATCTGCAGCTAAAGCGCCAGACTATTCGACGACGAACATTCAGGTTGAAGGTGTTGACGAGGCCGATATAGTTAAAACAGATGGGCGGATAATCTATGCGGCATCGTCCAACAGTTTGATAAGCATAGTTGAGGCATATCCGCCGGAAGAGATGAAGGTTCTTTCAAAGATCAGCGTTGATGGACGGGTCATCGGCTTATTTATAGGCGAAAATAGACTTGTGGTTCTCGTAGAGGAAGCCGTGAAGATCACGGCGCCATCCGAGTCTGAGAAAGAAGCGATGATAGCTCCGCTTCCAACATACTTTCCATGGAGAACGTCCATTAAAGTCTTCGATGTATCTGCGCCTGAGAAGCCTGTAAGCGTCGGCGAAGTTACTCTTGAGGGCAGCTATGTATCTTCGAGAATGATAGGTAACTATGTTTACGTGGTTTTAACGTACCTGATTCCGGTATGGACAGAGAACTTAACGGTTCTTCCAAAGTGGGCTGTTAATGAGGACTGGAGGGAGATTTCTCCGCCCAACGTATATTACTCGGACTCCATAGAGGCCCCTTCAAGCTACACGTTGATGGCGGCCATAGATATTTTAGACGTAAACCGTTCGACGGTGAAATCCGTGTTAACGGGCTACGCTTCACATATATACATGTCTAGGAGCAACCTTTACATAACTTTCCCAGTCTTAGATAGGTCTCTGGGCGGCTGGGGCAAGACAGAAGTCTATAGAATAGCTGTAAACGGGCTGGAGATCGAGTGCAAAGCGAAAGGCGAAATCCAAGGCGAAGTATTAAACCAGTTCTCAATGGACGAGCATAACGGATACTTTAGGGCAGCTACAACTACATTCATATATGAGCCGAGCAACGGCAGCATGAAGATGGAGAGCAACGTATACATCTTAAACGTGGAGGACTTAGAGATTGTTGGAAAGATTGAGGGCTTAGCCCCCGGAGAACGAATCTACGCCGCGCGCTTTATGGGCGACAGATGCTACCTCGTAACATTCAAGAAGGTTGACCCGCTATTCACAATCGACCTCTCAGACCCCTCATATCCAAAGGTTTTAGGAGCACTTAAAATACCGGGATACAGCGACTACCTCCACCCATACGATGAAAACTACTTGATAGGGATAGGGAAGGAGGCTGTTCCAGCCGAGGAAGGCGACTTCGCATGGTATCAGGGCTTAAAAATATCGCTCTTCAACGTATCTGACGTAGAGCGCCCAGAAGAGGTTGCCAAAATAGTTATAGGCGATAGGGGCACGGAGTCACCAGTCCTATTTGACCATCACGCACTGCTCTTCGATAGAAAAAGAAACCTGCTTGTAATCCCCATTGTTGAGGCGAAGATATTTGAGGAAGACTACCCCGGTGAGAAGCCGCCCTGGGCATACGGCAGACCAGTTTTCCAGGGAGCCTATGTTTTTCATATTTCGCTGGAAGACGGCATAATGTTAAGGGGCAGGGTAAGCCACATGAAAGACATGAGTGATGGCAGCATCGATCCAATGTACGAGGTTAAAAGAACGCTCTACATAGACGAAATATTATATACTGTCAGCGACGGGAAAATAAAAGCAAACGATCTAATTGATTTAAGCGATATAACTGAAATCTCGCTTGAATAG
- a CDS encoding sulfatase — MSDVKNLTLIVLDSFRQDHISYYNRGERVFENVPACKTPNLDSFAEDSVVFHNVYPSGLPTIPVRYEILTGMFSLPYRPWQQLLPYPKDITAADILSKRGFVCGLISDTYHLFRPDMNFHRSFHCFRWIRGQEYDAYVSSPPKRKVENYVNENYPEPWRKLVAKFLANTDEFKSEEDYFPAKVFNEAAKWLKDNRVYEHIFLWVDCFDPHEPWDPPARFNVYTDPAYNGPRLILPMGGYAEKWATREQINYIRGLYAGEAAFVDHCFGAFLEALKDLGYYDDSIIIVTADHGHPLADHGKFLKGPDRMYSELLKVPFIMHIPGFKHRDIYALIQFPDILPTILEILGLKSETRCMQGWSFLEVIEGLRKEHRSHIIAGYHEAADRCIRNREWSYVKRPEGQPDELYNLVEDPKERNNLIDSEIDLALKLSSYYGLYFHRSENPWVVKGLQGKYETGR, encoded by the coding sequence TTGAGCGACGTTAAAAACCTGACACTGATTGTTTTAGATAGTTTTAGGCAGGATCACATAAGCTACTATAATAGGGGTGAACGAGTCTTTGAGAATGTCCCCGCGTGCAAAACACCTAACCTAGATTCTTTCGCCGAGGATAGCGTTGTTTTCCACAACGTTTACCCTTCGGGATTACCGACTATACCCGTGAGATATGAAATATTAACCGGCATGTTTTCCCTCCCATACAGACCGTGGCAGCAGCTCCTCCCATACCCGAAGGACATAACTGCCGCGGACATACTGTCTAAACGCGGTTTCGTCTGCGGGCTCATATCAGACACATACCACCTATTTAGACCCGACATGAATTTCCATAGAAGCTTCCACTGCTTCAGGTGGATTAGGGGTCAGGAATACGACGCCTACGTGTCCTCACCACCAAAAAGGAAAGTGGAAAACTATGTGAACGAGAATTATCCTGAGCCCTGGAGAAAACTTGTCGCCAAATTTTTAGCGAACACCGACGAATTTAAGTCGGAGGAAGACTACTTTCCAGCCAAAGTTTTCAATGAAGCCGCCAAGTGGCTTAAAGATAACCGCGTGTACGAGCACATATTTCTCTGGGTTGACTGCTTCGACCCCCATGAACCCTGGGATCCGCCTGCAAGATTCAACGTTTACACAGATCCAGCGTATAATGGGCCTAGGCTTATACTGCCCATGGGTGGCTACGCTGAGAAGTGGGCGACGAGGGAGCAGATAAATTACATTAGAGGGCTGTACGCTGGCGAAGCAGCCTTCGTAGACCACTGCTTCGGCGCTTTTCTCGAAGCCTTAAAGGATCTCGGATACTATGATGATTCCATAATAATTGTTACAGCCGACCACGGGCACCCGCTCGCAGACCACGGGAAATTTCTTAAGGGGCCGGATAGAATGTATAGCGAGCTCCTGAAGGTTCCATTCATAATGCATATTCCGGGCTTCAAGCATAGAGACATATACGCTCTCATACAGTTTCCAGATATTCTGCCAACGATCCTAGAGATTCTTGGACTTAAATCTGAGACCAGATGCATGCAGGGATGGAGCTTCCTAGAGGTGATCGAAGGCTTAAGGAAGGAGCATAGAAGCCACATTATCGCCGGTTACCATGAGGCTGCTGACCGCTGCATAAGGAATAGGGAATGGAGCTATGTGAAGAGGCCTGAAGGCCAGCCTGACGAACTATACAATTTGGTTGAAGACCCGAAAGAAAGGAACAATCTGATAGATAGCGAGATAGATTTAGCCTTAAAGCTCTCATCGTACTATGGACTGTACTTCCATAGGTCGGAGAACCCTTGGGTTGTGAAGGGATTGCAGGGCAAATACGAGACCGGCAGATGA
- a CDS encoding ATP/GTP-binding protein, protein MVFIAFIIGTAGSGKSLLTAAFSEWLRVNEQNVATLNLDPGVIKLPYTPDIDIRDYITIDEIMDEYELGPNGALIMAADLIAGEIEKIREEIEAVGPDILLVDTPGQMELFAFRASGPYIASEISKDPKAVIYLFDAVFSLNPLNYVSNMFLSAAVYMRFLLPQIHVLSKCDLISQEDVDTIIEWSEDRAALESAINERLNGDRRLLSHRLSRAICQLGLNFPLIPVSSKTNSGFIDLNAALERIFTRGEKITY, encoded by the coding sequence ATGGTCTTCATAGCGTTTATAATAGGGACGGCTGGTTCAGGCAAATCCCTATTAACGGCGGCTTTCTCCGAGTGGTTGAGGGTGAATGAGCAGAATGTTGCAACGTTGAACCTTGATCCAGGCGTGATAAAGCTGCCCTATACGCCAGACATAGACATACGCGACTACATAACTATTGATGAGATAATGGATGAGTATGAGCTTGGCCCGAACGGAGCGCTGATAATGGCTGCGGATTTAATAGCTGGCGAAATAGAGAAGATCAGGGAAGAGATCGAAGCCGTAGGCCCAGACATTCTGCTTGTTGATACCCCCGGGCAAATGGAGCTCTTCGCCTTTAGGGCTAGTGGGCCGTATATAGCTAGCGAGATCAGTAAGGATCCGAAAGCCGTAATCTATTTGTTTGACGCTGTCTTCTCGTTAAACCCGCTTAACTATGTTTCAAACATGTTTCTTTCAGCAGCCGTCTACATGCGTTTTCTTCTCCCGCAGATTCATGTGCTCTCTAAATGTGACCTTATCTCGCAAGAGGATGTTGACACGATTATCGAGTGGTCTGAGGATAGGGCTGCTTTAGAGTCAGCTATAAACGAGAGGCTTAACGGGGATAGGCGCCTACTAAGCCACAGGTTAAGCAGGGCAATCTGCCAGTTGGGATTAAACTTTCCGCTAATACCCGTCTCATCTAAAACTAATAGTGGCTTTATCGACTTAAACGCGGCTTTAGAGAGAATTTTTACCCGCGGGGAAAAAATCACGTACTAG
- a CDS encoding SAM-dependent methyltransferase encodes MRLNGRAVKRMSKRLPLSSDRIASPNPVFVIEHLEPKVGKWLYFEYANASRIVGRDRLIFTNVKRKEDAKVLSDLGVVRRESFSEIFSPEKIIILDPKALERLRPGDFTDKEAVIVGGILGDNPPRGRTRKLVTSKAPSALSRNIGEGQFSIDGAVYVAKLVSEGVKLEDIPVKRGLHIRINDKFEIYLPYLYPLRDGKPIISDDLVNYLMSNEIVHDEEKILGE; translated from the coding sequence ATGCGCTTAAACGGCCGCGCCGTTAAGAGGATGAGTAAGCGCTTGCCCCTCTCTAGTGATAGGATCGCTTCCCCGAATCCAGTTTTCGTGATTGAGCATCTTGAGCCTAAGGTTGGAAAGTGGCTTTATTTTGAGTATGCAAACGCTTCTAGAATTGTCGGTAGAGATAGGCTGATCTTTACAAATGTTAAGAGAAAAGAAGACGCTAAAGTCCTATCTGATTTAGGGGTGGTTAGACGCGAGAGTTTCTCTGAAATTTTTAGCCCTGAGAAGATCATAATCCTTGACCCTAAAGCCTTAGAGAGGCTTAGGCCCGGTGACTTTACGGATAAGGAAGCCGTCATAGTTGGCGGGATTCTCGGCGACAATCCACCTAGGGGAAGAACGAGAAAACTGGTGACGTCTAAGGCTCCGAGCGCGTTATCTAGAAACATCGGTGAAGGACAATTCTCCATTGACGGCGCGGTCTATGTGGCTAAACTGGTGAGCGAGGGCGTTAAGCTGGAGGATATACCAGTTAAAAGAGGCTTGCACATACGGATCAACGATAAATTCGAAATATATCTACCTTACCTGTATCCTCTACGTGATGGTAAACCAATTATAAGCGACGATCTAGTAAATTACTTGATGTCAAACGAAATAGTTCACGATGAGGAGAAGATTTTAGGGGAGTAG
- a CDS encoding ParB/Srx family N-terminal domain-containing protein encodes MAFDVANKVFMMKLSEIQPSQLYICSEKLSEVMKTFDANNPTAMEPIPVKRLGDDVIFVDGHTRAFAAFLHGFSEVPVYWEDEELDWDAYRICVEWCKNEGIRTIADLKNRVVSQREYEKLWYERCEKMQKALEAKRKKKA; translated from the coding sequence GTGGCGTTTGATGTGGCAAATAAAGTGTTCATGATGAAGTTAAGCGAAATTCAGCCAAGCCAGCTTTACATCTGCTCTGAAAAGCTATCTGAAGTTATGAAGACATTTGACGCTAATAACCCTACGGCGATGGAGCCTATACCAGTTAAGAGGCTTGGAGATGATGTTATCTTTGTTGATGGACACACAAGGGCTTTCGCAGCCTTCCTACACGGTTTTTCAGAGGTTCCAGTCTACTGGGAGGATGAAGAGCTGGACTGGGACGCCTACAGGATCTGTGTCGAATGGTGTAAGAATGAGGGAATACGCACCATAGCTGACCTTAAAAATAGGGTTGTATCCCAAAGGGAGTATGAAAAATTATGGTATGAACGATGCGAGAAAATGCAGAAAGCCCTGGAAGCGAAAAGAAAAAAGAAAGCCTAA
- a CDS encoding post-COAP-1 domain-containing protein: MLKKLAALTAIMLILAAMIMPTAISLVKAEECIEDDPFTYSPSTHSATVSPGGSTSVTVTLGLAPTGQPGNPRESPPVTTEGWDKSVLPTGWTLIDEIQSPKTKYKWESLNDTVKVKLTLTIPSNAAYKTYNFTLKLKPGEDSASNTIGAGTGIRFSIKVSADNTPPDTSIDSGPSGWINVQTATFTWSGSDDVTPAGNLVYSWRLDGGEWSAFSSATSITLTGLGEGSHTFEVKAKDQAENEDPTPASQTFSVDITPPTLSKTLTGTEGLNGWWVSDVTVTLTASDEVSGVASVEYSFDGQNWIAYSGPFTISDEGTTTLYHRATDNAGNVYELPSQEIKIDKTAPVIRTDVADCGVYPAPFTLRFSASDEVSGVASITASLKDSFGTRTVFDGESLGAGVYTLSITAVDNAGNNAIFEVFFVVYDPSAGFVTGGGWINSPAGAYKLDPSLSGKATFGFVSKYQKGANVPTGNTEFQFHAAGLNFKSTSYEWLVVAGSKATFKGSGTLNGVGGYKFMLWAGDGGKTGLDTFRIKIWTEVNGVEIVIYDNGFDQTIAGGSIVIHK, from the coding sequence ATGTTGAAAAAATTGGCGGCTTTAACCGCAATAATGCTAATACTGGCAGCAATGATAATGCCAACAGCCATATCTCTTGTGAAAGCTGAAGAATGCATAGAAGATGACCCGTTCACCTATTCGCCCAGTACACATTCGGCAACAGTCAGCCCAGGAGGAAGCACAAGCGTAACGGTAACCCTTGGATTAGCCCCTACAGGTCAACCTGGTAATCCAAGAGAAAGCCCTCCCGTCACCACGGAAGGCTGGGATAAAAGCGTTTTGCCCACCGGATGGACTTTAATCGACGAGATACAATCTCCAAAAACAAAATACAAATGGGAAAGCCTCAATGACACTGTTAAAGTAAAGTTAACGCTGACGATTCCGAGTAACGCCGCGTATAAAACATATAATTTCACACTCAAACTAAAGCCAGGGGAAGATTCTGCATCTAATACAATTGGTGCTGGAACTGGAATAAGATTCTCAATCAAAGTAAGTGCTGACAATACGCCGCCTGATACTAGTATTGATTCGGGTCCCAGCGGCTGGATCAACGTTCAAACTGCCACTTTTACTTGGTCAGGTTCAGACGACGTCACTCCCGCTGGAAATCTTGTTTATTCTTGGAGGTTAGACGGGGGCGAATGGTCAGCGTTCTCTTCCGCCACTTCAATAACGTTGACTGGATTAGGTGAAGGCTCCCATACCTTCGAGGTAAAAGCCAAAGATCAAGCAGAAAACGAAGATCCGACGCCCGCATCCCAAACCTTCAGCGTTGACATCACACCACCAACGCTTTCTAAGACTCTTACTGGAACTGAAGGGCTTAATGGCTGGTGGGTTTCAGACGTTACAGTCACCTTAACCGCATCGGATGAAGTTTCTGGAGTAGCTTCAGTAGAGTACAGTTTTGACGGCCAAAACTGGATCGCATATTCTGGGCCATTCACCATCAGTGATGAGGGAACCACCACCCTGTATCACCGGGCTACTGACAACGCTGGAAACGTCTACGAGCTTCCATCCCAAGAAATCAAAATTGACAAGACAGCTCCAGTCATAAGGACTGATGTTGCAGATTGCGGTGTCTATCCTGCACCATTCACTTTGCGTTTCAGTGCAAGCGATGAGGTAAGTGGAGTAGCGTCGATAACAGCAAGCTTAAAGGATTCTTTTGGAACACGAACTGTATTTGATGGAGAGTCGCTGGGTGCGGGTGTTTATACATTATCCATTACAGCTGTCGATAATGCAGGGAATAATGCTATTTTTGAAGTGTTCTTTGTGGTTTATGATCCAAGCGCTGGCTTTGTTACTGGCGGAGGCTGGATAAACTCCCCTGCGGGAGCTTACAAGCTAGATCCATCGCTTTCGGGTAAGGCTACTTTCGGCTTCGTATCCAAATACCAGAAGGGCGCAAATGTTCCAACGGGCAATACGGAGTTCCAGTTCCACGCCGCGGGCTTGAACTTTAAGAGCACAAGCTACGAGTGGCTGGTTGTTGCAGGAAGCAAAGCAACTTTCAAAGGCTCAGGCACACTTAACGGAGTAGGCGGCTACAAATTTATGCTATGGGCCGGAGACGGCGGAAAAACTGGTCTCGACACATTTAGAATCAAAATCTGGACAGAAGTCAACGGAGTAGAAATTGTCATTTACGACAACGGTTTCGACCAAACAATTGCAGGCGGAAGCATAGTCATCCACAAGTAA
- a CDS encoding integrase translates to MEATEFLKLYNGGGVRLETHDGFYVAQFRMLRGNKNTYAAFITEYTKRLLDNIKRSISYETAKKIGEKSGARGIIQLKYLRKFAFDKMVELEIPESVADFIQGRTPIKVCAKHYMNLLKQAVTYYPRYAAYLRGLREKANLQTCKTS, encoded by the coding sequence ATTGAGGCTACTGAGTTCCTAAAGCTCTATAATGGTGGGGGCGTTAGGCTTGAGACTCATGATGGCTTCTACGTCGCTCAGTTCAGGATGCTAAGGGGGAATAAGAACACTTATGCAGCCTTCATAACAGAGTATACTAAGAGACTGCTTGACAATATTAAGCGATCAATCTCATATGAAACCGCAAAGAAAATTGGCGAGAAGAGTGGTGCAAGGGGCATAATCCAATTAAAATATCTACGGAAATTTGCGTTTGATAAGATGGTGGAGCTGGAGATACCTGAGAGCGTGGCCGACTTTATCCAGGGCAGGACGCCCATTAAGGTCTGCGCTAAGCACTACATGAACCTGCTAAAACAAGCGGTAACCTATTATCCCAGATATGCCGCTTACCTCAGGGGGCTTAGAGAGAAGGCAAATCTACAAACCTGTAAGACTTCGTAA
- a CDS encoding DUF4443 domain-containing protein: MSIKNLLNEISSKSAPGPSPSFNTLDLIRLLRLLAESGKAGRIKISRELGLGEGATRTMLKRLSEAGLIVTLKTGCSLSDRGRSLWNNIAKIIPKIVEIGSNELTLAPKSVAILVKGRADKVKSGIEQRDAAVSIGAKGAVTMVFRNNKVIIPGVSVDLERDYPYAFKEIMRLINPSEGDVIIISSADSLIKAEYGALAAAWSII, from the coding sequence ATGTCGATAAAAAACCTTTTAAATGAGATATCTTCAAAGAGCGCGCCCGGCCCCTCCCCATCCTTTAATACGCTGGATTTAATAAGGCTGCTTAGGCTACTGGCTGAATCCGGTAAAGCCGGGCGCATAAAAATATCTAGGGAGCTAGGCTTAGGTGAGGGGGCAACAAGGACTATGCTTAAAAGGCTGTCTGAAGCCGGCTTAATAGTAACTTTAAAAACCGGATGTTCGCTCAGCGATAGAGGGAGATCCCTCTGGAATAATATTGCGAAGATTATACCGAAGATTGTCGAGATTGGAAGCAACGAGCTAACCCTAGCACCCAAAAGCGTCGCCATACTGGTTAAGGGCCGTGCCGATAAGGTTAAGAGCGGGATTGAGCAGCGGGACGCTGCGGTTTCAATCGGCGCAAAGGGCGCTGTAACAATGGTTTTCAGAAATAACAAGGTTATTATTCCGGGCGTTAGCGTGGATCTGGAGAGAGACTATCCATACGCGTTTAAAGAAATAATGCGTTTGATAAATCCGAGTGAAGGCGACGTCATAATAATTAGTAGCGCAGACTCTCTTATAAAAGCGGAGTACGGCGCGTTGGCGGCGGCTTGGTCGATAATATAG
- a CDS encoding pyruvate kinase alpha/beta domain-containing protein — translation MGLVEKAITYFNNPGEDNTEIVLALAKKRAEELGIRDVVVASTRGFTGVKASEIFKGYNLVVVTHHAGFREPGRQELLEENRKIIEANGGKIFAGTHIFAGVERAIRSKFNTAYPAEIMAQTLRLFGEGMKVAVEIVAMAADAGLIPVDRDVISIAGTGRGADTVIVVQPANSSRIFDMFIKEIIAKPRSR, via the coding sequence ATGGGTTTAGTTGAAAAGGCAATAACCTACTTTAACAATCCGGGCGAAGACAACACCGAAATAGTCCTAGCCCTAGCGAAAAAGAGGGCTGAGGAGCTCGGCATAAGAGATGTTGTTGTCGCCTCGACGAGGGGTTTTACCGGCGTCAAAGCCTCAGAAATATTCAAAGGATATAATTTGGTCGTCGTCACCCATCACGCTGGATTTAGGGAACCTGGGCGTCAGGAGCTTCTGGAGGAGAATCGGAAAATTATAGAGGCGAATGGCGGCAAAATATTCGCTGGAACCCACATATTCGCCGGGGTTGAGAGAGCGATAAGAAGCAAGTTTAACACGGCTTACCCGGCTGAAATAATGGCGCAAACCTTGAGGTTGTTCGGTGAAGGGATGAAGGTTGCTGTTGAAATAGTCGCCATGGCCGCTGACGCTGGACTTATACCAGTAGATAGAGACGTAATAAGTATAGCTGGAACCGGTAGGGGCGCTGACACGGTGATAGTTGTTCAACCGGCGAATTCATCGAGGATATTTGACATGTTTATTAAGGAGATTATCGCCAAGCCCAGATCCAGATAG